The sequence ATGGGACATTTCGAAGCACTCCTTGGTACGTCCGGTTTGGTAAATTTCAGGGTGTTCTGAAAGGTGCAGAGAAGATGGTCCGCATAAATGTAAATGGAGTTGATGCCAATTTCCATATGTATCTTGATAACTCAGGAGAGGCTTATTTTGTAAAGGAGGTTGATTCTGGTAAAGGAAGTGAGACAAATGGGGTTGTGAAGGATTCTGTTACTTTAGAACCTACACAAGAGGAAAGTGGTTTGGATATTGATAACCAGAATAATGGTAATGAAAACGTTCTTGAAATTCGTAGACTGGAGCATAGTGTCTCTGATTCAATGGTGGTTCAGTTGCGAGATGAACGCGATTCCTTAGGTGCAAACCTGATACAGAGGGCAGAATCTGATTCTGATCGGAGGTATTACGAATTTAAAGATCAGCAATCTTCTCTAGAGGGTTCCGTTGAGTTATCAGAATATGGATCAAGTCGATATGATAATTTAGACAGTAATCATATTGTGGAATCACAGAATTTAAACTCAGAAGTTATATTGGTGAGTGTGGATGGTCATGTATTGACAGCCCCCATTTCAGTATCAGAGCTTAGCACAGAGGATGTGCAAGACACACCTCGATTCAATCTTGGCCCAGGTGAAGAGACCGACTTCTGTGAAGGCAATGAGGAGTTTAGTTCAGGTGAAACTGCTTGGGCTGCTGATTATATTTGTAAGCTGAATGAATCTACAACTAGTGACGCATCTGGTAATGTTTGTGGAGTTCAGAATGAAGATAATGTTATTGGCCGTCAGCTGGAAGTTGATGAAGGAGGCAGGGGACTTGCATGTCAAGCTCAAGAAACTCAAAAGACTTCAAAACAGGAAAGAGATCTTCAGATGCATAGGGATTCAGAAGATGCATCTACTAACAAGGCAGACGTTTTCAAGAGCTGTTTGGGGCTAGAAGAAATGGCCAAACGTGGTGGGAAAGCTGATGTTGAAGATATGGGGTCCTTATTGGAGGTTCAAAATTCACCAGAAAAATCTAATCAGACTCTTCCGGACCCGGTGGTTGATAGAACTGAAGATGCTAGTGTTATTGAATTGAGAAATGACAATGAGTTATCTGCTTCTTGTGGTTCTGTTTCACCTGGCAACAATATGTCTCCACATGTACAAGTTGGAAGTGAATCAGTTGAGAAGATTGTGTCTTCTTTGGAACAAATGAGTATTGAAAGCATTTCTGTACATTCTGTCAGTAACGATCCAGACTGGAAGGATGAACAGTGTGTTACATCAGCAGCAGTCGATGAGACAGAGAGTAGTCAACAAATACCTGCAACTGGAGATGAATGCAGTAAAAGTGAGCTAATAGAATCCCCAACAGAATCTTCAAGTGAAGAAACACAAAATGACCTAATAAAACCCCCAACAGAATCTTCAAGTAAAGAAACACAAGTCCATTCAAGCATAAGTAAGCACCTCTTACCCGCTTCAGTTGTTATTTAactctccatatttttttcttgattctAGTATCTAATTTGTGTTTATTGTTCTTACAATTTCCAGGGTTTGAGATCTCACTCTGTGGGAATGAACTTCGTGTGGGTATGGGCGTCAAAGCTGCTGCTGAAGCCTTTGCTGCACGCCGTGTATCTGCACAGGATTTCATAACTTCTGCGACATcgattttgaaaaatgaaaatttgattaTCAGATATAGGGAAAGATACTTTTTGTGGGAAAAAGCAGCTCCTGTTGTTCTTGGAATGGCTGCATTTGATCTAGATTTACCTGTTGCACCCGAGGATGCAATTCCTGTGGAACAAGATGGCTCAGAAAAACCCAGGGATGAGGATTCAGGAATGCCTTCCACTCCTACTGGACGCAGATGGAGGCTCTGGCCTATTCCATTTAGAAGGGTGAAAACACTTGAGCACACCAGCAGTAATTCATCGAATGAGGATGAATTTGTTGATTCTGAATCTGGTCTGCAAAACTCACAACTTGAAGCAACTCCTGAGTCCCCCCAAAAGCAATTTGTAAGGACAAATGTTCCCACCAACGAGCAGATAGCATCTTTAAATCTCAAAGAAGGTCAAAATATGATAACTTTCAGTTTCTCTACCAGGGTTTGGGGGACACAACAGGTTTGCCAATCATCTGGtgtttcatttataaatttgaGCTATAGCCAATAGAGTTACTAAGCCATTTTTATCTTTACCAGGTTGATGCACATATTTACTTGTGGAAATGGAATGCCAGAATTGTAATTTCTGATGTTGACGGAACTATTACCAAGTAAGGCTGCTGTAAATGTAATGTGGTTTTGATTGCTAAAATAAGATTGCTTCTTCAACTTTCTGAAAGTAGATGGAAAATGTTGAAAGTTGTAATTCTCTTGCTTTCTTCTATTGCCATAGGACAAAACCATAAGAGACCTAGTTTAATACCAGACAGTTAtgcaaattaattttttggacTATCAGATGTCAGCACAGGCAATCTGCAAACCtatcaaaaatacaaaaaagacTTTACCATCATGATGTTATTATTGCTTAGTTTAAAGATAAAACTTTCACCTGAATCCATTTTTTCCAGGTCTGATGTGTTAGGCCAATTCATGCCATTAGTTGGAAAAGATTGGACGCAATCTGGTGTGGCTAGACTTTTCTGTGCAATTAAGGTACATCTCTTTAAAGATCATTGCAGGGGGAAAAAAGACTTGTAAGCCCCATGTTTTAACTGAGTTTAATGGGATTGCATAACTTTAATATTATAATGGAAAATCCCTTTCTTTTATATTATAATGGAattatttggtttttctttcgtaCATTGCTATGTAATATCGAGTCCTGCTTTTTCTACAGGAAAATGGATATCAGCTACTGTTTTTGAGTGCACGTGCAATTGTACAGGCATATCTAACGAGAAGCTTTTTAGTCAACCTAAAACAGGTAACCTAATAATAGCGTGGTTTTTGGTATCCCTTTCCTTCTAATCCAACACCAAATTATAGTTCCTTGCCTTCTTTAAGTGATTATGTTGATAGAACTGCATACGCCAAGTTGATTACTCTTCTGTACTTGCAGGATGGAAAAGCTTTACCCAATGGACCTGTTGTTATCTCACCCGATGGATTATTTCCTTCATTGTATCGTGAAGGTGAGGCTATGTCTGTAATATCTGTTCAGCTTGCTTTAACTAACCGTATTATAGTATTTATGGTGCCCAATCTGTAATGGTAATCTCACTGATTTTTTCATGAAGTATACcatgtgaaaatgaaagccAATAGGAAACTATAAAAGGAGAAGGGCACACATAGAAAATATTTGTAGTGTTTACCACGATAGAAATATTTTAGACGCTAGTAGGTTGATTTGGATCAAAGCAGCATATTTCAGCCATGGTATGGTTTTATAGGGTGCCTGTGGTAAATGAGTAActattctctctcttgttcACTGTTGATGTACGATGACTATCACATCCTCTATTTATTTGGATACGCAATCATGAGAACCTTTCCTTGATGTGTACTAACTTGAGCATTTGTTATTTCCGTTGACCCGTGAACGAAGAGCATGTAGTTATCCATGGTTTTATAGACACATCACACCACCACTGTCAGATACTAACTAGCTCCTTTGTTTGCTTACATGTTTGAATTCTAcctgtttttaatttttttaaaatgtttatttagtttgCGCTGATCAATTAGTTTGTTTTTACCTATTTGCTGATGGCAGTTGTAAGAAGAGCACCACACGAATTCAAAATTGCCTGTTTAGAGGTAAATAGCTAAGCAAGTTAAACCCAAGTTAAAAAGCGAACACGTCTGGTTGGCATTGGACCTTTTTCTTCTAACAGTTGTGATACGTGATAATCATATACTGCAGGACATAAAAAAGCTCTTCCCCTCTGATTACAATCCATTCTATGCGGGTTTTGGAAATAGAGACACAGATGAGCTCAGCTACAGGAAAATTGGGATTCCAAAGGGCAAAATATTCATAATCAATCCCAAGGTAATTGTCTTCCACTGATGCTTATCACAAACCAAAGAGAGCAAATACATGTATCTTCTGTGGCTAAACTGTTTCCATTAACTTGCAGGGCGAGGTGGCCATCAGCCATCATCGCGCTGATGTGAAGACGTACACTTCCTTACACACTCTCGTCAACGACATGTTTCCTCCAACTTCACTGGTTGAGCAGGTAACTTAACATTCTTCTACATCCTCTCCTCAGAACATAAACCGAAGTGCGGCTAGAGAGAGCTCTAACTCTGGCTTTGTTTTCATAATCGATGATGAACCTGGTTTTCAACACATTTGTAGGAAGACTTCAACTCGTGGAACTATTGGAAAGTGCCACTGCCAGACATTGAGTGATGGTTGTTACTTAGAGAAAACATTTCCCTTTGGCCAAACATGTCGGCGGCTTGGAGGCATGCACATTGTAGAGATAACAACACTTTAACATTCTTGCTGATCGTCGTCTCCATTCTATGCACATAATAGAACTGatggctctttttttttctgggtcAGTTGTATTATCAGTGTAATATCCAAGCCATTGGCATTGTATTAGAAACTTGAGATTTTGATAGTTAAGAAAAGCTCTcttaaagaataaaagttattttgaCACTTTGCTTGCCCTCCCTTTCTTTCCCTCCCCTTTCACATTAGCGTATCATTTGATGTACTTATCCATTGTAATCTAAAAACTTTTGCAGTAAACATTTAATTACGACACGGTATAGTCACTAATCACTAAATTATGGTAAATCATTAAAACTTACATGATCTGTTAATAcgtgtaaaaaaaattagtgatTGGATTTGTCATGTTTACAGACCAAGGACAAACTATGGTGAATCTTAAATGAAATGATCAAGGAGAAATCACTTGTATTCATTATGTGTTTATTACTTAAACcgcaaaaattaatttaaaaaaaggatataGCATTAGTACTTGAAAATGGCTACCATGTTGATTAGTATATTTCTAATGATCAAGTAGCATTCTACataaaattatgtttatgcaatataaaaaaatatatataaaaaaaccttaAAATCATGTTTATCATGAAACGACGTCGCTCCGTATGGTTTAATTAAGCGTTTAATATGCCGAGAAATCCTCCACGCCCATGCTAAACGTTGCTCGTTTGCAATAAGTAAGAATAGGGGTAATTTGGTAAATTCGGAGTCgaatgaagaaaaggaagCGAAACAAAAGGCAAAGCCGCGCAAAGTACTCCAActaaaaccagaaaaaaacGTTCATTTTGCACCCAGAAGGAATTgcttgatttcttcttctccatcttcttcatcaacccaaaatcaacaaaaatcaGCCTCCTTTCATCATTTTACCtctaatttatttctttaatttctctaatttatttgtttatctGTTTGGCGAGCGGGAATTTCCGAAAGAAAACGCGAGAAAAAGAGAGCGGCGGATGACATGTCGTGGATAAGAAATGCGGTGAACCTGGCAGTGGAAGCAGGGGCTACCAATAGCCTCACTCGCACCGTACGGAACTACGCCGACTCTGTCGTCCTTCACGCCGGGAATGCCGTCGCCGGGGGAGCCAGACTCCTCCTCCCTGAACGCATTGTATTATTTCCCAACTCACCATTTCcttttaatcattttattacttcatttgaaagaattcaaattttgattgaaGCTGCgttaattttctcattttgCGATTATCCGCTGTTTGAATGGAAGCCCATTTCGTtgcaacccaaaaaaaatgaattccCATTTCATGTTTGttcgttttccattttcttatagaaaaaaaaaaattggagttagttttaattttattcaaattctGATTTGTTTGCTTGGGTTTGTTAATCAGGGCCCTAGGAATTTACAGAGTTTTAGGCATACTGTGAAAAGATTGGAAGAGGTGTCTGTTTCCTGTAGAGGGGTAGAAAGGGTTCAGCTACTGAGGAGGTGGTTGGTTGCACTTAAAGAAATAGAGAGACTGTCCACCCTTTACAATGTGAACAATGAAAGAAGCCCTGATGACCAACTTAACTTTGATGAATCCATGGAATCGCCAAAAAGACCTACGCTGGTGGGTAAACCCTGATGCACTCTACggttatgtttttgttgttttggttaCTCTATCTTTGTAATTCTTGTGTGTTACTGTTTGAGACAGGTTTATTACATTGACTCTGATATGGGAGATGAACCAAAAACTTTTCGCGATGTCTTTCTACATAGCCAAGCTCTTGAAGGCATAACATTATCAATGGTAAGTTGAGAAATTATTAATGTTTTCTCATATGCATCATACCAGTCTTCTTGTATAGACAAGTGCTGAGAATGGATCATGCTCTCTAATTTTGATCTTAATTAAATGACTTGGTTGACATAGATGGAAGTGTTTGCTTATTTTACCAATTACAAGGCTAATCCCCTAGTGCTTATATGATGAGTGAAGTCATGGGGTCATCTAATAACAAACGGCAATCAAGGGTCACCAAGAGGTGCATAATAATTGCATTTTAAGTAGAAAAGaactcttcttttgttttacaCGGAAAGTCAAAATGAAATGGTTCTAATTTGTTGAAGTTTTTTTCCTCCTCCCTCTAATCTGTGTGCAAAGTTGTAGAATATTTAGATTTCTCCCTTCAATCTTTCCCTTGAGTTTTAGTGCCATTCTGCATACATTGGTTGGGCTTTGTATTTGCTGATCCATGGAGTTTAACCGCAGGTTAACTCTTTTGTATGACTCAGATTCTTGAAGAACCAAATGAGGAAGAAGTTTCGCTACTTTTGGAGATATATGGGTGATTTTTCTCACTCTTCTAATATTCTCATATTGGCTGATTACCACTTCTTTGGGATAACTTAGGTCCttgaaattacatttttagTCCATAACAACGGCAAGAAAGATTCTGTTCGGTTGACCAAAAAACTagtcaataaaaaaaagataattttcCTAAAGATTGCTTTTACGGATAATATGaagtgaatttttttgtacCATATACAGGCTCTGTCTTACAGGAGGAAAGGAGGTACATAATGTAGTAATGAGCAGTGTACAGAATTTGGCAGCAGCACTTTCATACTATCAAGATGAAGTACTGGTAAGGACAGGCATATGCATGAATTCAGCATGAATGGGGTTAACTTAAGGCTGTAAGCCTTCTGAGTACTTTTGGGATCAGACATCTGAGAATGGCCTAAATATTCAGCTTTTGCAAATgttttgcttgaatttttcttgtCACAGTCCAATCGACGTTCTAATCATTGAAGGTGCTTCTTATTAAAAgttacatattaatattatcatTTGAAGGCTTCAGTTCCCAAGAAACCATTCCCTTTTCGCCCCCTGTTTCTTGAACTGCCATCTTCATATTTCTACTCATATGAAAAGttacataattttttcatAAGCCAGAAACAGTACATTTCTAACCTTATGCAAATTATGTTGCAATTTAAGAATTTTGAGTTTAATGCATGCGTCCCTTTCTGatctacttttctttttacttctgTTTTCAGATAAAACGAGAAGAATTGCTCCAATTTGCTCAAGGTGCAATTGCAGGGCTGAAAATAAATGCCGATCTTGCAAGGTGGTTGAggaacatttttttttttcttttctttgctgcGTGTTTGGGCATTGACATGCAAACTAAGAGATATTTGGAATGAAAATGACTGTTCTTATTGGTTTTTGATGTTTTGTGCTATGCTGATTCTTCTGTGATTAAGAAACAGAATTTTTGTAGCTCCACTTTATGCCTtgatatattaaatttgttttttcatatgCTGGTAGATATTATATACTGAAGTGACTGTTGCATGCTCGGACTTTGATCAAACAGATCAATCAGCATTATGAATTCataatatgtatattttctgctgctcactctctctctctctctctctctctctctctgtgtctctgtctctgtctctctctgtctaCATGTGATCAATGAAACTCCAAACTTGTTAAACATGATTCTTTACAATTATCCTTCCATACCACTGCATTTTGTGCTCTTGAagtttggttttcctttttctttgttagtttATTATGTAGAGGACAATAACGTACAGCagagttttttatttgcatACCCTCTATTCGATCTCCTTTGGTGAATGTTTGGAATCCGCGTGTTTCCATTCTTAGACAGTCATTATTAGCTTAAGTTTTAATAAGATCCAGTTGTTACTTCACCTAATCTTGTCCTCCACCTGTTTTTGTTCTCTGCTCTCAGAATAGATGCTGAAGCCTGCAGTATAAGGGAAGAACTTGATAAAGTGATGGCACACCAAAAGCCTCTAAGTGAAGGTTGTGAAAAATCATCTGAGAAGGAAAGGGATGCAACAATAGAGGTAAACTTgatctttttatttatgctGGTACAAGCACACATTCAAATACACATCCCATAAATGCACAGCTTTATTTGagatgattttattttattcacatTCAAATTAAAAGTGTTATCAGAATCTCTGTTTCAGTATAAAAGAAGCGCTTGTAGAAATTCAACTGTTCAAATATGATACATGCCCTAACTCCCTAACTGTTTAAATATTTATCAACTAAAGAATTAGGATAACTAAGTGTATATGACTTGTTGAACTGAAAGGTCTGATTTCCGTGCAGAATTTAAAAGAAGCACTTGTCGAAATTCAACTATGTTCCAGGTTGGAGGATCTATTATTAAAGAAGAAATCCTTGAGCAATGGGGACTCGCCCGAGATGCATTGTGAAAAGGTATACTCCATGTGATATCATTCCCGGCCCCGGCCCCCCCCCctcctcttttccttttctttgaaCTGTAACCGAAGAGGAATTGACAGTTCTGAATGTTCTAGACTGATTCAGGGTTTGACAAACAACTTAACCTAAAAGTGGGTTTGATTTAACAGTTTTTAACAGTTCAGTGAGGTCAAACATTATATGGTATCCATGAAACGTATCCTAAACGCAATCTAGAGAAACTGTGTGAAGAACAAAGCTACAAATTTTCAGTTCATCTTATAAAAATTAATCTGAACATTCTTCTCAGTTTctgtgtttttattattattttaaatatggtTACTGCATAAGAAGCCTAGCTATGCCTTTGAGGGGCACTACATATGTTTAGACAATTAGCCCCATCTTCTCAGGCCAGGTCTTCTCTTATTTGTATTTAACTGCcctgttttaatttatattgcaggttgaaaaattaaaagtatTTTCAGAATCTCTTGCTAACTCCACCTCACAAGCTGAAAAGCGCATTTTAGACCACAGGTttcaaattgtattttaaagcatCTTGCTTGTGTCTATGTGTGCTAGTGTTGTATGCAGGTTTCCATGATTGTTTTTTTGTCCGTGTATAGCATGTGTTGAGAAAATAGATGCTTTGACGCACATCCATGGTGAAACAGTTTTTTGTCCATGACCTAGTTTTCCCGAGAATTTTCAGTTTAAATGAATTAGCATATgtttatttccttcttttcctaCCTGATAAAATGGATTCTCATATTGTGCATGGACCGTAAAGGA comes from Prunus dulcis chromosome 6, ALMONDv2, whole genome shotgun sequence and encodes:
- the LOC117630928 gene encoding phosphatidate phosphatase PAH1; this translates as MNVVVKVGSLISQGVYSVATPFHPFGGAVDVIVVQQQDGTFRSTPWYVRFGKFQGVLKGAEKMVRINVNGVDANFHMYLDNSGEAYFVKEVDSGKGSETNGVVKDSVTLEPTQEESGLDIDNQNNGNENVLEIRRLEHSVSDSMVVQLRDERDSLGANLIQRAESDSDRRYYEFKDQQSSLEGSVELSEYGSSRYDNLDSNHIVESQNLNSEVILVSVDGHVLTAPISVSELSTEDVQDTPRFNLGPGEETDFCEGNEEFSSGETAWAADYICKLNESTTSDASGNVCGVQNEDNVIGRQLEVDEGGRGLACQAQETQKTSKQERDLQMHRDSEDASTNKADVFKSCLGLEEMAKRGGKADVEDMGSLLEVQNSPEKSNQTLPDPVVDRTEDASVIELRNDNELSASCGSVSPGNNMSPHVQVGSESVEKIVSSLEQMSIESISVHSVSNDPDWKDEQCVTSAAVDETESSQQIPATGDECSKSELIESPTESSSEETQNDLIKPPTESSSKETQVHSSIRFEISLCGNELRVGMGVKAAAEAFAARRVSAQDFITSATSILKNENLIIRYRERYFLWEKAAPVVLGMAAFDLDLPVAPEDAIPVEQDGSEKPRDEDSGMPSTPTGRRWRLWPIPFRRVKTLEHTSSNSSNEDEFVDSESGLQNSQLEATPESPQKQFVRTNVPTNEQIASLNLKEGQNMITFSFSTRVWGTQQVDAHIYLWKWNARIVISDVDGTITKSDVLGQFMPLVGKDWTQSGVARLFCAIKENGYQLLFLSARAIVQAYLTRSFLVNLKQDGKALPNGPVVISPDGLFPSLYREVVRRAPHEFKIACLEDIKKLFPSDYNPFYAGFGNRDTDELSYRKIGIPKGKIFIINPKGEVAISHHRADVKTYTSLHTLVNDMFPPTSLVEQEDFNSWNYWKVPLPDIE